In one Sporomusa sphaeroides DSM 2875 genomic region, the following are encoded:
- a CDS encoding sigma-70 family RNA polymerase sigma factor has protein sequence MLAACFYNDGSVNNEEFKKIVSRYNKVILRYVKIYYLPGGDYHDMYQWGLIGLYKAVRDYDEERGRSFHLIAELNIKNTIKSAVIMYNRKKHYILNKAISLSAIADWSNTSDQLELIGIIKQSSSDDPAEQIIEIETIKTIYATMDSVLSRLEKRVIELYIIGYKQREIAQVLDFQEKVVDNAIQRARQKMTLHLKEWRGFCKKKKSRY, from the coding sequence GTGCTTGCAGCATGCTTTTATAACGACGGTAGCGTTAACAATGAAGAATTTAAAAAAATAGTATCCAGGTATAATAAGGTCATTTTGCGCTATGTAAAGATATATTATTTGCCTGGCGGTGATTATCACGATATGTACCAGTGGGGCTTAATCGGTCTATATAAAGCTGTGCGTGATTATGACGAGGAACGCGGCAGATCGTTTCACCTAATTGCTGAGCTTAATATTAAAAATACAATCAAATCAGCAGTAATCATGTATAATCGCAAAAAACACTACATTCTCAATAAAGCCATTTCGTTAAGTGCAATAGCAGATTGGTCAAATACAAGCGATCAGTTAGAGTTAATAGGAATAATCAAGCAGAGTTCTTCTGATGATCCTGCTGAGCAGATTATTGAAATTGAAACCATCAAGACCATCTATGCGACAATGGACAGTGTACTGTCACGCCTGGAAAAAAGAGTTATTGAGCTGTATATTATCGGCTATAAACAGCGGGAAATCGCACAAGTATTGGACTTTCAAGAAAAGGTAGTAGATAACGCAATCCAAAGAGCCCGCCAAAAAATGACATTGCACTTGAAGGAATGGCGCGGTTTTTGCAAAAAGAAAAAAAGCAGGTACTGA
- a CDS encoding IS1182 family transposase, whose protein sequence is MSRFISNNTDRNQISLIPSSLEGMISQDNPVRVIDLFADSLDLNQMGFRYATPKAVGRKPYNPADLLKLYLYGYFNGIRTSRKLENECKRNIELMWLLKELTPDYRTIADFRKDNISVLKNIFQHFSVFCNELGLFGKEIVAIDGSKFRANNARKKNLTKGKVAKMLAYFEQSAARYLELLEHNDDLADASHVAYSQDDIKQKLAKVNQRIQELTELKAQVDKTGEVSLTDQESRLMSVNNMGFEVAYNMQTAVDAKNHLIVAVNVTNNPADQGQLHPMAIQAKEELATDSITVLADKGYYAGECLRNCEQDQITAIVSKQNPPSSTGNPAYTLDKFQYDQENDWYICPQGQILPKVSKAETKEKMYRSKACKNCPHKKECTKNKRGRQIIRGEYHEIMARADERLARNMTLYKQRQMIVEHPFGTIKRTMGYTYFLLRGIEKVHGEAVMHCLMYNLKRVLNILGTDKLVAAIRKCSSFYFQDCCCFSSYSAV, encoded by the coding sequence ATGTCGCGCTTTATAAGCAATAACACGGATAGAAACCAAATTAGTCTGATTCCGTCTTCGCTTGAAGGAATGATAAGCCAGGATAACCCTGTTCGTGTGATTGACCTCTTTGCCGATAGCCTGGACTTAAATCAAATGGGGTTTCGTTACGCTACGCCCAAAGCAGTCGGACGTAAACCATACAATCCAGCCGACTTGCTCAAATTGTATCTTTATGGCTATTTTAACGGCATTCGGACGTCACGAAAACTCGAAAATGAATGCAAAAGAAATATAGAGCTAATGTGGCTGCTTAAAGAATTAACACCGGATTATCGCACCATTGCTGATTTTCGCAAAGATAATATCTCCGTTCTAAAGAATATCTTTCAACATTTTTCCGTATTCTGTAATGAACTTGGCCTGTTTGGCAAAGAGATTGTAGCCATAGATGGCAGCAAGTTTCGAGCCAATAATGCGCGGAAGAAGAATCTTACTAAAGGCAAGGTAGCTAAAATGTTAGCCTATTTTGAGCAGTCTGCCGCACGGTATCTGGAGTTGCTAGAACACAATGACGACCTTGCCGACGCTTCCCATGTCGCTTATAGCCAAGACGATATAAAGCAGAAGTTGGCCAAAGTAAATCAACGTATTCAAGAGCTTACGGAGCTCAAGGCACAAGTGGATAAAACGGGCGAGGTTTCTTTGACGGATCAAGAATCCCGCCTTATGAGCGTTAACAATATGGGGTTTGAAGTAGCCTATAATATGCAAACCGCAGTAGATGCCAAAAACCATCTCATTGTTGCAGTTAATGTAACCAACAATCCGGCCGATCAAGGGCAGCTTCACCCAATGGCCATACAGGCGAAAGAAGAATTAGCTACAGATTCCATTACTGTACTTGCCGATAAAGGATATTATGCAGGAGAATGTCTCAGAAACTGTGAGCAAGACCAGATTACGGCCATTGTATCCAAGCAAAATCCGCCATCAAGCACGGGAAATCCAGCCTACACATTAGACAAATTCCAGTATGATCAAGAAAACGATTGGTATATTTGTCCGCAAGGACAAATCCTGCCTAAGGTAAGCAAGGCAGAGACAAAAGAAAAGATGTATCGGAGCAAGGCCTGTAAAAATTGCCCACACAAAAAGGAATGCACAAAAAATAAACGAGGCCGGCAAATCATCCGAGGCGAATACCATGAGATCATGGCACGAGCCGATGAGCGATTAGCGAGAAATATGACACTTTACAAACAACGGCAGATGATTGTGGAACACCCATTTGGGACCATTAAGCGAACAATGGGTTACACGTACTTCCTGCTGCGGGGAATAGAAAAGGTGCACGGAGAAGCAGTTATGCATTGTTTAATGTATAACCTAAAACGCGTGCTCAATATTTTAGGAACAGATAAATTGGTGGCAGCAATCCGGAAGTGTTCAAGCTTTTATTTCCAAGATTGCTGCTGTTTTTCTTCCTATTCGGCTGTTTAG
- a CDS encoding LPP20 family lipoprotein: MLKKYCVAFTIGAILFTAAPSLVGAALINTNVNVSVTAFDQIGEHGTVNWKQGVVEAVGTGVPPYETYPAQARAMAKRAAVVDAQRNLLEAIHGVQVTAETTVQNFAIADDTIKTKVSGIVKGAKIVHEQQFADGTYQIIMRINLFGQGSVAEAITNSVKSTTPDLLLSPSPAYKPAELPLTVSSSYTGLVIDVTGLPLTRAMSPVVFDDTGRKIYGHENIIPQYVVSQGMIDYMCTPEDLRTLELGQSRAGTKPITVKALALRDHNVNIIISQADADKILAANMQDNFLMQTRVCVRQ, translated from the coding sequence ATGTTGAAAAAATATTGTGTCGCTTTCACCATTGGTGCGATACTGTTCACTGCTGCACCATCACTGGTAGGTGCAGCGTTGATAAATACGAATGTAAATGTGTCGGTAACTGCATTTGATCAAATTGGCGAGCATGGTACTGTGAATTGGAAGCAAGGTGTGGTTGAGGCTGTCGGCACAGGTGTCCCACCCTATGAAACCTACCCCGCGCAAGCCCGAGCTATGGCTAAAAGGGCAGCCGTTGTAGATGCACAGCGCAATCTCTTAGAAGCCATTCATGGTGTTCAAGTTACCGCCGAAACTACTGTGCAAAACTTTGCAATTGCTGATGATACTATTAAAACTAAGGTCAGTGGTATTGTTAAAGGCGCTAAAATTGTTCATGAACAGCAATTTGCCGACGGCACATATCAAATAATTATGCGTATTAATCTATTCGGACAAGGCAGTGTCGCAGAAGCTATTACCAATTCTGTAAAATCAACTACTCCGGATCTGTTACTAAGCCCATCTCCTGCTTACAAACCGGCAGAACTTCCCCTAACTGTCAGCTCCAGCTATACCGGTTTGGTGATTGACGTAACCGGACTGCCATTGACGCGGGCGATGTCTCCCGTGGTTTTTGATGATACTGGCCGTAAAATTTACGGTCATGAAAATATTATCCCCCAATATGTAGTATCGCAAGGCATGATTGACTATATGTGTACACCAGAAGATTTAAGAACGCTCGAACTTGGTCAATCTCGTGCCGGTACTAAGCCAATAACAGTAAAAGCACTTGCGCTGCGCGACCACAATGTCAATATCATTATCAGTCAAGCTGATGCTGATAAAATATTAGCTGCTAATATGCAGGATAACTTTTTGATGCAAACAAGGGTTTGTGTGCGACAGTGA
- a CDS encoding arsenate reductase family protein has translation MNIQIFGTKKCQDTRKAERYFKERKIPFQFVDLTVRGLSKGELDKVRAAVGGLENLIDKTGKEYEKRNLKYLVHNVEEMLLNHPLLLRTPVVRNGAKATVGYCPEVWGGWS, from the coding sequence ATGAACATACAGATATTTGGCACGAAAAAATGTCAGGATACCAGGAAGGCCGAGCGCTATTTCAAGGAGCGCAAGATACCGTTTCAATTTGTCGATCTGACAGTGCGCGGTTTAAGCAAGGGCGAACTAGACAAGGTCAGGGCGGCTGTCGGCGGACTGGAAAACCTGATTGACAAAACAGGCAAAGAATACGAAAAACGTAATTTGAAGTATTTGGTGCACAATGTGGAAGAAATGCTGCTCAATCACCCGTTGCTCTTAAGAACTCCGGTGGTACGGAACGGGGCTAAGGCTACTGTGGGGTATTGCCCGGAGGTTTGGGGTGGTTGGAGTTAG
- a CDS encoding 5'-nucleotidase, translated as MPVTLEGKLVIAISSRALFDLDDSNKIFEEKGEDEYTAYQIEHENEVLGQGVAFPLIKRLLELRNPETNEDMVEIVLVSKNDPNTGLRVLNSIESYQLNITRAAFSRGRTPYKYLKAFNADLFLSANPDDVKLALENGYASATIYTGTPYREDENFDEIRIAFDGDAVIFSDESEKIYQEKGLEEFKRFEKENREIPMAPGPFKAFLTALNNLQNVYKNADKKPIRTALVTARNAPAHARAIKTLREWGIGVDEAFFLGGLDKAPILESFNPHIFFDDQHTYCITASKVVPTGHVPIGVKNSRK; from the coding sequence ATGCCTGTTACATTGGAAGGTAAATTAGTAATTGCGATATCTTCGCGGGCACTTTTTGATTTAGATGACAGTAATAAAATTTTTGAGGAAAAAGGCGAGGATGAGTATACAGCGTATCAGATAGAGCACGAAAATGAAGTACTAGGACAGGGCGTAGCCTTTCCGTTAATAAAGCGCCTATTGGAACTCCGTAATCCGGAAACAAATGAGGACATGGTTGAAATCGTTCTAGTTTCTAAAAATGATCCAAATACTGGGCTCAGAGTTTTAAACTCCATAGAATCTTATCAGTTAAATATTACACGTGCGGCTTTTTCACGAGGGAGAACACCTTATAAATATTTAAAAGCATTTAATGCAGACTTATTTTTATCGGCGAATCCGGATGATGTAAAATTGGCACTGGAGAATGGATATGCTAGCGCTACTATTTATACAGGAACACCTTATAGAGAAGATGAAAACTTTGATGAAATCCGGATTGCCTTTGATGGCGATGCCGTAATATTTAGTGATGAGTCAGAGAAAATATACCAGGAAAAAGGGTTGGAAGAATTTAAACGGTTTGAAAAAGAAAACAGAGAGATTCCAATGGCACCTGGCCCCTTTAAAGCCTTTCTCACTGCTTTAAATAACCTGCAAAACGTCTATAAAAATGCAGACAAAAAGCCGATACGAACGGCTTTAGTAACCGCACGAAATGCTCCCGCCCATGCGCGTGCAATAAAGACACTTCGCGAATGGGGAATTGGCGTTGATGAGGCTTTCTTTTTAGGCGGATTGGACAAGGCTCCAATATTAGAGAGCTTTAATCCACACATTTTCTTTGACGACCAGCATACATACTGTATAACTGCATCAAAAGTAGTCCCAACCGGACATGTACCGATTGGCGTAAAAAATTCTCGGAAGTGA
- a CDS encoding LytR/AlgR family response regulator transcription factor: protein MLIIAICDDNAADRIKLYETIESYLCKQGVSANLFAYDNPYKLNSVIESKTICFDIIFLDIIMDDMNGMTCARIIRKQDKLVNIIFLTSSTDYVYEGYEVNATGYLVKPIQIDQLAKVMERAIAQIENAEKASICIAYRGVTQKILTKDILYLESENNKVNIVLAKTAEKITVYTKLDEFEQTQQLNTFIRSHKSYLVNFLYIEKYENDRFVLTDGTAIPISRTNKEKARDAFYKLLNSQ, encoded by the coding sequence ATGCTAATCATAGCGATTTGTGACGATAATGCTGCTGACAGAATAAAGCTGTACGAAACAATTGAAAGCTATTTATGTAAGCAGGGTGTCAGCGCTAATCTCTTTGCTTATGATAACCCTTATAAATTAAACTCAGTTATCGAGAGTAAAACCATATGTTTTGATATCATATTTCTGGATATCATTATGGACGATATGAATGGAATGACATGTGCGCGGATAATCCGTAAACAGGACAAGTTAGTTAACATTATATTTCTGACAAGTTCAACAGATTACGTTTATGAAGGATACGAAGTCAACGCGACAGGCTATCTGGTAAAACCGATACAGATAGATCAGTTAGCCAAGGTTATGGAAAGGGCAATAGCGCAGATCGAAAATGCAGAGAAAGCAAGCATTTGTATCGCTTACCGCGGTGTAACTCAAAAAATACTGACAAAAGATATCCTTTACTTAGAAAGTGAAAATAATAAAGTAAATATTGTCCTGGCGAAGACAGCGGAAAAAATAACTGTTTATACTAAACTGGATGAATTCGAACAAACTCAGCAGTTAAACACCTTTATCCGGTCACACAAAAGCTATCTGGTCAATTTCCTATATATCGAGAAATATGAAAATGACAGGTTTGTATTAACTGACGGAACGGCCATACCAATTAGCCGAACAAATAAAGAGAAAGCCAGGGACGCCTTCTACAAGCTTCTAAATAGTCAATAG
- a CDS encoding CsgG/HfaB family protein, whose product MMRKGIWGMVLVCIIIVVSSNAALAAANTTKKIGVLTLNNNSSFHNLGVMAADMLTADLIKLKSCTIVERSELSRVFEEQAMGARGFLDEATVTKLGGILGLDYLVMGTVDGILKEEPGHYYYYDKYDKKTKQTRKEKRWVDSKFNTSANLTIKIVDVKNGQIVWSGQTSGDSSDKSISGAVTEAAYNLVREIYHFIPVQGYVIKVVGDKYTIDLGTKHNMAKRDKLLVTGAGETIQHPVTGQLIVSKKNIAELEVVEVFDTICVAKRKDKDSDKNPQLQKYVKVGDTVTRQLRKKPSGFLGLGWSGKHEF is encoded by the coding sequence ATGATGCGCAAAGGTATATGGGGCATGGTATTGGTTTGTATTATTATTGTTGTGTCTTCAAATGCAGCGTTGGCAGCTGCAAACACCACAAAAAAAATAGGAGTGCTTACTCTCAACAATAATAGTTCGTTCCATAACCTTGGTGTCATGGCCGCTGATATGCTTACTGCAGACTTGATAAAGCTTAAATCATGTACTATTGTTGAACGCAGTGAATTATCGCGTGTATTTGAAGAACAAGCAATGGGAGCAAGGGGCTTTTTGGATGAGGCAACAGTAACCAAGTTAGGCGGTATATTGGGGTTGGATTACTTAGTGATGGGTACGGTAGATGGAATTCTAAAAGAAGAGCCGGGACATTATTACTATTACGATAAATATGACAAAAAAACAAAGCAAACGCGTAAAGAAAAAAGATGGGTTGACAGTAAATTCAACACCTCTGCCAACCTCACCATAAAAATAGTGGATGTAAAAAATGGACAAATTGTTTGGTCAGGGCAAACATCAGGCGATTCCTCCGATAAAAGCATCAGTGGTGCGGTTACAGAGGCTGCTTACAACCTAGTTAGAGAAATATACCACTTTATTCCCGTACAAGGCTATGTGATTAAAGTGGTAGGCGACAAATATACTATTGACTTAGGTACTAAGCACAATATGGCTAAGCGTGATAAATTGCTGGTCACTGGTGCAGGTGAGACGATACAACATCCGGTAACCGGTCAATTGATTGTCAGCAAAAAAAATATTGCCGAACTGGAAGTTGTTGAAGTTTTTGATACTATTTGCGTGGCCAAACGAAAAGATAAGGATAGCGACAAAAACCCACAACTGCAGAAGTATGTTAAAGTCGGTGATACTGTAACCAGGCAATTAAGAAAAAAACCCAGCGGCTTTTTAGGCTTGGGCTGGTCGGGAAAACATGAATTTTAA
- a CDS encoding ATP-binding protein has protein sequence MNAKLFVFFMIFSLSQFTFLIFLFLEQLLFNHYVGGLVLAGLLLEAASLPLIKKYVSPYAGNMIAIIDQRNFVFTCFPLLSFVLLAFYGVQRTYLLSNFIPLVVNTLLILFTYYLVATAIYQTMRNQQAEKQLALQHEHYRNLNDSINAMKIMRHDLRHHLVTCLEFLVKKDSAAAEIYLGQLCNHYDDISLPKVCSNQIADALISYYLKAAQEQGIIVNTNLHLPGNLGIDDQDLCVILGNCLENAVEACSKMPPDQLRFIDIKTTIAKNHLVIKIANSFCGSVIHQDDGFVSSKHGNNHGMGLASVKALTSKYHGYCSMYCEQQVFKVAVSLKLPETVAESRSFSIP, from the coding sequence ATGAATGCTAAGCTTTTTGTCTTTTTTATGATTTTTTCCCTTTCCCAATTTACTTTTCTTATCTTTTTATTTCTAGAGCAATTACTATTTAACCATTATGTAGGCGGTTTGGTTTTGGCAGGTCTGCTGCTTGAGGCTGCATCACTGCCTTTAATAAAAAAATATGTATCACCCTATGCCGGCAATATGATTGCAATTATCGATCAGCGAAATTTCGTTTTTACCTGTTTTCCCCTTTTGTCATTTGTACTGCTGGCATTTTATGGGGTACAAAGAACATATTTGCTATCCAACTTCATTCCGCTGGTAGTAAATACCTTATTGATTCTTTTTACCTATTACCTGGTTGCCACAGCAATCTATCAGACAATGCGCAACCAGCAAGCAGAAAAACAACTGGCCTTGCAGCACGAGCATTATCGCAACCTAAACGATAGTATTAACGCTATGAAAATAATGCGCCATGACTTGCGTCATCATCTTGTGACATGCTTAGAATTTCTAGTAAAAAAAGACTCGGCTGCGGCAGAAATTTATCTGGGCCAGCTTTGCAATCACTATGACGACATTTCTCTCCCGAAAGTTTGTTCCAACCAAATTGCGGATGCTCTCATTAGCTATTACCTAAAGGCGGCCCAGGAGCAAGGTATTATTGTAAATACAAACTTGCATTTGCCCGGCAATTTAGGCATTGATGATCAAGACCTGTGCGTTATTCTTGGCAACTGCCTGGAAAACGCTGTTGAAGCCTGCAGTAAAATGCCTCCAGATCAGTTGCGTTTTATTGACATTAAAACCACCATAGCCAAGAATCATCTGGTAATTAAAATTGCTAATTCTTTTTGCGGCTCCGTTATACATCAAGACGATGGTTTTGTATCCTCAAAACATGGCAATAATCATGGAATGGGGCTTGCCAGTGTGAAAGCCCTAACTTCCAAATACCACGGTTATTGCTCTATGTATTGTGAACAACAAGTATTCAAAGTTGCCGTCTCTTTGAAACTGCCGGAAACAGTTGCCGAATCGCGATCATTCAGTATTCCTTGA
- a CDS encoding response regulator transcription factor, giving the protein MEPEISDRIKELYDQAQILVVDDSIFSRTLITRELLTSGFNKEQVQQAGSGREALEKIKEKTFDLFIIDIIMDEVDGIVVLKEVKRTQPAAKIIMCSSRNTEDAVQESVCIGIDSFIVKPHTAEIFQKVLYRILLSGDEAGSSQNNVMTWHAKCHVCGQKMVEVNAMDMVSFYCPRNCMKLGPWSIVLVKQSELDRIYGEAKRLEV; this is encoded by the coding sequence TTGGAACCCGAAATCAGTGATAGAATTAAAGAGTTATATGATCAAGCGCAAATCCTGGTTGTTGACGATTCCATATTTTCACGGACCTTGATTACACGAGAATTACTTACTAGCGGATTTAACAAAGAGCAAGTACAGCAGGCCGGTAGCGGGAGAGAAGCGTTGGAAAAGATAAAAGAAAAGACCTTTGATCTTTTCATCATAGATATCATTATGGACGAGGTGGACGGTATAGTGGTGCTGAAAGAAGTGAAGCGAACGCAGCCTGCGGCCAAAATTATCATGTGTAGCAGCCGAAATACAGAAGATGCTGTTCAGGAAAGTGTTTGTATCGGCATTGACAGCTTTATCGTAAAACCTCACACAGCAGAAATTTTTCAAAAAGTTTTGTATCGTATTTTATTAAGCGGCGATGAGGCAGGTAGTTCCCAGAACAATGTGATGACATGGCACGCAAAATGTCATGTCTGCGGTCAGAAAATGGTGGAAGTCAATGCTATGGATATGGTTAGCTTCTACTGCCCACGAAATTGTATGAAACTTGGACCCTGGTCAATAGTGCTAGTGAAGCAAAGCGAACTGGATCGCATCTATGGGGAGGCGAAACGTTTAGAAGTCTAA
- a CDS encoding autotransporter domain-containing protein, protein MLRLSENAIKMLVSKYRAVLQRMLVKNTAVFAACCVMIGAAAPVGAAEVTYDDAKATGGTGLQTAAIGGATNPSLFPGTSAVPGASGNTVTVNYTTGTTPDRVFGGLSNSAAVTGNTVNFLNGTVTNNLYGGYDAAAANGLGSTGNTVTISGGTIDNMAISGISLNGNATNNKITISGGTVKNQVRGGSANAAGDAIGNSVIISGGTVGDGLGTMSNGWVIGGSSQDGTSSGNTVTISGTAKINRVDAGESTSGPVTGNKLFVTGGEIMGSTARAAWSNTGLVSGNEAHMSGGIIHNFDGASGSLMGGHSNSGNAENNLVTMSGGSVSDVTGGSSGDGNAIGNKAIMSGGEANTLEGGFSSEGSTENNEVLFSDGKVGNIYGGKTMDNSVVLGHVPGNASGNTVNITGGEILYDVYGGMSSQGSANDNTVTIGSNVRLAATSSVYGGWIDLSSSGTSTGNTLNVNGFTGTLKEVNSFQNYNFFLPASLKNGGTMLTVTNATNLTGTQVAITGMEGGSPLKQGDTVTLINSTTGTPAAYRVSNVQSGISMLYDFDMAATVDRGLTATLTSAQVNPQTKALAEGIAAGMAFVNQGADIAAGDGLADARAQAQAAGGAIAMFGGMSHGSSKYKTGSHADLKGTSLIIGWAKQQAAENGAKLKGLFLETGWGNYDSYNSFGNMPSVKGKGDTRYYGLGVLARQDKANGSYLEGSLRGGKSKTDFSSSDLRTAAGQRASYDSDAAYYGVHIGVGKLKVNGNKTLDTYAKYLWTHQDGDDVTIAGERFNFDGTDSHRLRIGARLSKVQPGGKVTNYAGLAYEYEFDGKAQGSVHGMRLDDPSLKGSTGILELGVSIKSRPESSNTLELGLQGYAGKREGVTGTVQLKRVF, encoded by the coding sequence TTGCTAAGACTGTCAGAAAATGCGATAAAGATGCTAGTATCCAAGTATAGGGCTGTTTTACAGCGTATGTTGGTTAAAAACACAGCCGTATTTGCAGCGTGCTGCGTGATGATCGGGGCGGCTGCGCCTGTTGGTGCTGCTGAGGTTACCTACGACGACGCCAAGGCGACAGGTGGCACAGGGCTGCAAACCGCCGCCATCGGCGGCGCGACCAACCCAAGTCTGTTTCCCGGCACTTCTGCCGTACCCGGTGCATCGGGCAACACGGTCACTGTAAATTATACAACCGGCACAACCCCGGACCGGGTCTTCGGCGGCCTCTCGAATAGCGCGGCGGTGACTGGCAACACAGTGAATTTTTTGAATGGGACTGTGACCAATAATCTTTACGGCGGGTATGATGCTGCTGCCGCGAATGGCTTGGGATCTACCGGTAATACCGTGACTATTTCCGGTGGCACAATTGATAACATGGCGATTAGCGGCATAAGCCTCAATGGTAATGCCACCAATAACAAAATAACAATCTCAGGAGGCACGGTTAAAAATCAAGTGCGCGGTGGTTCTGCTAATGCTGCCGGTGATGCTATAGGCAACAGTGTTATCATTTCCGGTGGTACGGTGGGCGATGGATTAGGCACTATGTCTAATGGATGGGTTATTGGTGGTTCTAGTCAAGATGGTACTTCCTCCGGCAATACGGTAACCATCAGTGGTACCGCCAAAATCAACCGTGTCGATGCAGGGGAAAGCACCAGCGGTCCAGTGACAGGCAACAAGCTATTCGTTACTGGCGGCGAGATAATGGGTAGTACGGCCAGGGCTGCTTGGAGCAATACCGGTCTAGTCTCCGGCAACGAGGCGCACATGTCCGGTGGCATTATCCATAACTTTGATGGCGCCAGCGGGTCGCTTATGGGCGGACACAGTAATTCTGGCAATGCCGAGAATAACCTTGTAACCATGAGCGGCGGCAGTGTTTCCGATGTAACAGGCGGAAGTTCAGGGGATGGTAATGCTATAGGCAACAAAGCCATCATGAGCGGCGGAGAAGCGAATACGCTTGAGGGAGGATTTAGTTCAGAAGGCAGCACTGAAAACAACGAAGTACTGTTTAGTGATGGTAAGGTAGGTAACATTTATGGCGGCAAGACAATGGATAACAGCGTTGTTCTCGGTCATGTTCCCGGAAATGCTTCCGGCAATACGGTCAACATCACTGGCGGCGAAATTCTTTACGATGTTTATGGTGGCATGAGTTCCCAGGGATCTGCCAACGATAATACAGTAACCATTGGCAGCAACGTACGATTGGCAGCCACATCTTCTGTTTACGGCGGTTGGATAGATCTTTCCAGCAGCGGCACATCTACCGGCAATACCCTGAATGTCAACGGTTTCACAGGAACCCTCAAAGAAGTTAACAGCTTCCAAAACTACAACTTCTTCCTTCCTGCATCCCTGAAAAACGGCGGCACCATGCTCACCGTTACCAATGCTACCAACCTAACAGGCACCCAGGTAGCAATTACCGGCATGGAAGGGGGCTCACCGTTGAAGCAAGGTGATACCGTTACCTTGATCAACAGCACTACCGGTACTCCTGCTGCCTATCGCGTATCTAACGTGCAGTCAGGCATTTCCATGCTCTATGATTTCGATATGGCGGCTACGGTGGATAGGGGATTAACAGCAACACTAACCTCCGCACAAGTCAACCCGCAGACCAAAGCTCTCGCCGAAGGCATTGCTGCCGGAATGGCTTTTGTCAACCAAGGTGCGGACATAGCAGCCGGTGACGGCCTGGCTGATGCCAGGGCACAGGCGCAAGCAGCCGGAGGTGCAATCGCCATGTTTGGCGGCATGTCACATGGCTCGTCCAAGTATAAAACCGGCTCCCATGCCGATTTGAAAGGCACCTCCCTCATTATCGGCTGGGCTAAGCAGCAAGCTGCCGAGAACGGTGCAAAATTGAAAGGGCTATTCCTCGAAACAGGCTGGGGCAACTATGACAGTTACAACAGCTTTGGCAATATGCCCAGTGTCAAAGGCAAGGGAGATACCCGCTACTATGGTTTAGGTGTACTCGCCAGACAGGATAAAGCAAACGGCAGCTACCTGGAAGGTTCGCTGCGGGGCGGCAAAAGCAAAACCGACTTCAGCAGCAGCGACCTAAGAACCGCTGCCGGACAAAGAGCCTCCTATGACAGTGATGCTGCCTACTACGGCGTGCATATCGGCGTTGGTAAGCTGAAAGTCAATGGCAACAAAACACTGGACACCTATGCCAAATATCTCTGGACACACCAGGACGGTGATGACGTAACAATCGCCGGAGAACGTTTTAACTTTGACGGAACCGATTCCCATCGCTTGCGCATCGGCGCCCGCCTAAGCAAAGTCCAGCCGGGCGGCAAAGTAACCAACTATGCCGGTTTGGCCTATGAATACGAGTTTGACGGTAAAGCCCAGGGCAGCGTTCACGGTATGAGGCTTGATGACCCCAGCCTCAAAGGCAGCACAGGTATCCTGGAATTGGGCGTAAGCATCAAAAGCCGCCCGGAAAGCAGCAACACCCTCGAACTTGGCCTCCAGGGCTATGCCGGGAAACGGGAAGGTGTGACAGGGACAGTGCAGCTTAAGCGGGTATTTTAG